The Gammaproteobacteria bacterium region GATTTTCCGGCGCCCTCCCTGAGTGACTTGACGCTGTTCGCCGTTCTCGGCATAGCGGTTGGGATCTTCGGGGTCTTCTTCGAACAGGTTCTGATAGGAGCCCTGGACTGGTTCGAGGGCTTTGGGGATATCAATCCGTTCGTTGTCGGCGCTGCGGTCGGCGCGGTGACCGGGGCGCTCGCGTGGTTTCTACCGGCCCTGACCGGGGGGGGCGAGCGTCTGGTGGAAGATTTGATAGGTTCGCAGTTCGCGCTGGGATCGCTGGGTTTTTTGATACTTGCGCGTACGTTGACGACCGTACTTTCCTACGGCAGCGGTGTGCCGGGTGGGATCTTTGCCCCCATGCTGGCGCTCGGGACCCTGGCCGGTCTGATTTTCGGGTCCGGCGTGGAGCAACTGTTCCCGGGAAACGGGGTAGCGCCCGGCAGCTTTGTGGTTGCGGCAATGGGGGCACTGTTCGCCGCAACGGTACAGGCGCCGCTTACAGGGATCATTCTCGTCATCGAACTGACGAACAACCATCAGATGATTCTCGCCATCATCGTGACCTGCCTGACAGCGAGTCTGACCGCGGCGGCCCTTGGCGGCAGACCGGTGTACCGGGTATTGCTCGAGCGTTGCCGAGCCAGGCGATAGGGACAATACCGCCGGATCGGGGGACAGGCGAAGCTGCGTGACCGAGGGCAAGAAAAGGGTGCCCGCGAAAAATATGAGTTGCTAATATAAGTATTTGCTAATATACTGCGCTCACTTGATTACACAGGTTTACTTTTCAACCTTACGAGACTATCGGAGATCTACTATGAAAAAGGCAATTGCTATCGCCGCCGTTCTGGCTGCTTCCGCGACTTCCGCTCAGGCCTGGTGGGGTCCTTTCTTCGGAAATGGACTCGGCGACGGCTTCGGTGGCGGTGACTTCAGCTTCAACATGAGTGCGCGCGGCAACGGCCGTGGGCACGGCTACGGCTACGGTTACGACGCCCCGTACTACTACGGTGCTCCCTACTACGGCGCTCCGTACTACGGCGCTCCGGCCGCTCCCGTTGCTCCTTACGCTCCGGCTGCTCCCGTCGCCGAGGCCAAGTAAGTCCGATTCGATCATCGATCGAAGTCGCGCTTGAGAACGCGGATGGTGCTCTGCACCATCCGCTTTTTTCGTTGTGGATTCCGATCGGAAAACCGGAACCGCTCTACCCTCCCTGCCTAGCCTAATCGTGTTTCCGGCACCGGCCGGAGGTGACGCGGGAACCCCCGCTTCCGCCTTGTTGAATTTGCCCCGGTCCGACGCGGACCCGAACCCGCGCAAGGC contains the following coding sequences:
- a CDS encoding sulfur globule protein CV1; translated protein: MKKAIAIAAVLAASATSAQAWWGPFFGNGLGDGFGGGDFSFNMSARGNGRGHGYGYGYDAPYYYGAPYYGAPYYGAPAAPVAPYAPAAPVAEAK